A window of the Nibribacter ruber genome harbors these coding sequences:
- a CDS encoding MarR family winged helix-turn-helix transcriptional regulator codes for MNLEDEIKQKSFTSPYHRMAVNIMFTGNWLHKELASTVRPFGLSLQQHNVLSILRGQHPNPCMLGIIQERMLDRESNATRLVDKLLEKGLVSRCQCPDNRRKVDIVITDKGLELLKQIDTVIKDFQSRFGHLTPEEATLLGNLLDKVRQR; via the coding sequence ATGAACCTGGAAGACGAAATAAAACAAAAATCCTTTACCAGTCCGTACCACCGGATGGCCGTGAACATCATGTTCACCGGTAACTGGCTACACAAGGAGTTGGCGAGCACGGTAAGGCCGTTCGGGTTGTCTTTGCAACAGCACAATGTGCTGTCCATTCTTCGGGGCCAGCATCCTAATCCTTGCATGTTGGGCATTATCCAGGAACGCATGTTGGACCGTGAGTCTAATGCCACGCGTTTGGTGGATAAGCTTTTGGAGAAAGGCTTGGTAAGCCGTTGCCAGTGCCCTGACAACCGACGCAAGGTGGACATTGTGATCACAGACAAAGGCTTGGAGCTGTTGAAGCAGATTGACACCGTGATTAAGGACTTTCAAAGCAGATTCGGGCATCTTACCCCTGAAGAAGCTACCCTGCTAGGTAATTTGCTAGACAAAGTGCGCCAGCGCTAA
- a CDS encoding alpha/beta hydrolase: protein MKKNLIEVLSRSNLKSGMVALAAGALLLTSCEPKRTVDNEAEARDEAKKVAGMDDELFPSGNPDTVNTTTTDTSMVRLKPTGAKPAWGSTITPPMQTVIEKLASYKAKPIPQLTAPQARTNPTPTTAVMDLMKENNIPMPPSKVDTLGKMIPVQGGQIHARVYTPKTGRASYPVIVYYHGGGWVIADLDTYDGSARGLAEQADAIVISVAYRQAPEHKYPTAHNDAFAAYKWALTNVASMKGDAKNVAVVGESAGGNLAAAVSMMARDQKVQMPVHQVLVYPIAGYNTNTASYQKYAQAKPLDKPMMEWFFKQYLNSPADGKKPWIDLVNANLKGLPPTTIVGAEIDPLASEGQALAEKLKAAGVETDYQKYNGVTHEFFGMATVLPEAKSAQAQAAMALKQAFDN from the coding sequence ATGAAAAAGAACTTAATAGAAGTACTATCTCGCTCTAATCTTAAATCGGGGATGGTGGCGTTGGCGGCGGGCGCCCTCCTTCTAACGTCTTGTGAGCCCAAACGCACCGTAGACAATGAAGCCGAAGCCCGGGACGAGGCCAAGAAAGTCGCCGGCATGGACGATGAACTGTTTCCTTCTGGCAACCCAGATACCGTCAACACTACCACCACAGATACCAGCATGGTGCGCCTGAAGCCCACCGGAGCCAAACCGGCCTGGGGCTCTACCATCACCCCGCCCATGCAAACCGTCATAGAAAAACTGGCTAGCTATAAAGCTAAACCCATTCCCCAACTCACCGCGCCCCAGGCCAGAACCAATCCCACGCCTACCACCGCCGTCATGGACCTGATGAAGGAGAACAACATTCCCATGCCGCCTAGCAAAGTAGACACCCTGGGCAAGATGATTCCGGTGCAGGGTGGTCAGATTCACGCCCGGGTGTACACGCCTAAAACCGGTAGAGCCTCGTATCCGGTGATTGTCTACTACCATGGCGGTGGTTGGGTCATTGCAGATTTAGATACCTATGATGGGTCCGCCAGAGGATTAGCCGAGCAAGCCGATGCCATTGTCATTTCTGTGGCTTACCGTCAGGCGCCCGAGCATAAATACCCAACCGCCCACAATGACGCCTTTGCCGCTTATAAATGGGCTTTGACCAATGTCGCCTCTATGAAAGGCGATGCTAAAAATGTGGCCGTTGTGGGCGAAAGCGCCGGGGGCAACCTGGCTGCAGCCGTGAGCATGATGGCCCGCGACCAGAAGGTACAGATGCCCGTGCACCAGGTGCTGGTCTATCCTATTGCCGGTTACAACACCAATACCGCCTCTTACCAGAAATATGCCCAGGCCAAGCCTCTGGACAAGCCCATGATGGAGTGGTTCTTCAAGCAGTACCTCAACAGCCCGGCAGATGGCAAGAAACCCTGGATTGACCTGGTGAACGCCAACCTGAAAGGCTTACCTCCTACCACCATCGTGGGGGCTGAGATTGATCCGCTGGCTTCTGAGGGGCAGGCGCTGGCAGAAAAATTAAAAGCAGCCGGCGTAGAGACCGACTACCAGAAATACAATGGCGTCACGCACGAGTTCTTCGGGATGGCCACCGTTCTGCCCGAAGCCAAGAGTGCCCAGGCCCAAGCGGCCATGGCGCTTAAACAAGCTTTTGATAACTAA
- a CDS encoding LTA synthase family protein has product MIKFFRPRPLRESVYAALLLSLGLAMLFYTICRVLFFLFNQGFFEETSFSDLLYLMAAGLQFDLSAVLYTNALFLVLMILPFPFRYHPAFRKVVKWVFLVSNAIGIAFNSIDFVYYRFTLRRTTASVVQEFGNESWGKFATSFLVDFWYVPVIWLMLMVALAWLYNRIQLVRPQNINPWYYYPWHTVLMLLSVGLTIVAIRGGIRHSTRPITLSNAGEYVERPQEMYIVLNTPFSVIRTLNKPAFQKHTYFQEPELSQLFNPIHQPVDSAQFTPKNVVVIILESFGKEAIGGYNQHLENGTYTGFTPFLDSLMTQSKVYWNSFANGRKSIDALPSVMTSIPSIQEPFVLTQYVSNTLPSLPRTLREKGYQTSFFHGAPNGSMGFDALMNLVGVEQYYGMAEYGKPEDFDGMWGIWDEEFLQFMAGKLATFKEPFMSAVFTTSSHHPYKVPERYQGKFKKGPYEIFECIGYSDMALRKFFETASKAPWFKNTLFVITADHSATYTYYPEYQTAWGNFAVPILFYAPGDATFRGVEKDRVVQQLDIMPTVLGYLHYDKPYFSFGKNMLNPAEGNFAVSYQGGFQWTEGPYLLQHDGTNTLGLFNYQQDKFLKKDLKGTLPEVQTSMERKLKAFIQQYNNRMVDNQLTVNSK; this is encoded by the coding sequence ATGATAAAATTCTTTAGGCCACGGCCTTTGCGCGAAAGTGTGTATGCCGCCTTGCTGCTTTCGTTGGGGCTGGCCATGCTGTTCTATACCATTTGCCGGGTTCTGTTCTTTTTGTTCAACCAGGGCTTCTTTGAGGAGACCTCGTTCTCAGATCTGCTGTACCTGATGGCGGCGGGCTTGCAGTTTGACCTGTCGGCGGTGCTGTATACCAATGCGCTGTTTTTGGTGCTCATGATTCTGCCCTTCCCGTTTAGATATCATCCTGCCTTTAGAAAAGTGGTGAAGTGGGTGTTTTTGGTGAGCAATGCCATCGGGATTGCGTTTAACAGCATTGACTTTGTGTACTACCGTTTCACGCTGCGGCGTACCACGGCCAGCGTGGTGCAGGAGTTTGGGAATGAGAGCTGGGGCAAGTTTGCGACCAGCTTTCTGGTGGATTTTTGGTACGTGCCGGTCATTTGGCTGATGCTGATGGTAGCCTTGGCGTGGTTGTACAATCGTATTCAATTGGTGCGTCCTCAGAACATCAACCCGTGGTACTATTATCCCTGGCACACGGTGCTTATGTTGCTGTCTGTGGGCTTGACCATTGTGGCCATCAGGGGCGGCATCAGGCACAGTACGCGGCCCATTACGTTGAGCAACGCCGGAGAATACGTGGAGCGTCCGCAGGAGATGTACATTGTGCTCAACACGCCGTTCTCAGTGATCAGGACCTTGAACAAGCCAGCCTTCCAGAAGCATACTTATTTCCAGGAACCTGAACTATCACAGCTCTTTAACCCCATTCATCAGCCGGTAGACAGTGCCCAGTTCACGCCCAAGAACGTGGTGGTGATTATATTGGAGAGCTTCGGAAAGGAAGCCATTGGCGGCTACAACCAGCACCTGGAGAACGGCACCTACACGGGCTTCACGCCGTTCCTGGATTCTCTCATGACGCAGAGCAAGGTGTACTGGAACTCGTTTGCCAATGGCAGGAAGTCTATTGATGCCTTGCCTAGCGTGATGACCAGCATTCCCAGCATTCAGGAACCGTTCGTGCTCACGCAGTACGTGAGTAACACGCTGCCCAGCCTGCCGCGCACCCTGCGGGAGAAAGGGTACCAGACTTCGTTCTTCCATGGTGCGCCCAACGGTTCCATGGGTTTTGACGCGCTCATGAACCTGGTGGGCGTGGAGCAGTATTACGGCATGGCGGAGTATGGCAAGCCCGAAGACTTTGACGGCATGTGGGGCATCTGGGACGAGGAGTTTCTGCAGTTCATGGCCGGCAAGTTGGCCACCTTCAAAGAGCCGTTCATGAGCGCGGTGTTCACCACGTCTTCGCACCATCCTTACAAAGTGCCGGAGCGTTACCAAGGCAAGTTCAAGAAGGGGCCATATGAGATTTTTGAGTGCATAGGGTACTCAGACATGGCCTTGCGCAAGTTCTTTGAGACGGCCAGTAAAGCACCTTGGTTTAAAAACACGCTGTTTGTGATTACGGCAGACCACTCGGCTACCTATACCTATTATCCAGAGTACCAGACCGCGTGGGGCAATTTTGCCGTACCAATCCTGTTCTATGCGCCCGGCGATGCCACTTTTAGAGGCGTGGAGAAGGACCGCGTGGTGCAACAGCTGGACATCATGCCCACGGTGCTAGGCTATCTGCACTATGACAAGCCGTATTTCTCCTTCGGGAAGAACATGCTGAACCCAGCTGAGGGCAATTTTGCCGTGAGCTACCAGGGCGGCTTCCAATGGACCGAAGGCCCGTATTTGCTCCAACACGACGGCACCAACACCCTGGGCCTCTTCAACTACCAGCAAGACAAGTTCCTGAAGAAAGACTTGAAAGGCACTCTGCCCGAGGTCCAGACCTCTATGGAGCGCAAACTCAAGGCCTTCATTCAGCAGTACAACAACCGCATGGTGGATAATCAATTAACAGTGAACAGTAAATAG